The proteins below come from a single Ruficoccus amylovorans genomic window:
- the sufT gene encoding putative Fe-S cluster assembly protein SufT: protein MPADNHRTLTREVEATVIPAGDKINLPEGMEVDITHRLGGNFTIVCDYGMFRILGKDADALGEEQPGAENGGVPAAASGADANHSGPPEEGALWEALKTVYDPEIPVNIVDLGLVYSLEASEREEGGYKVNVQMTLTAPGCGMGPAIAEDARIRCETVPGVSEAQVDIVWDPPWNQDMISEEGKMELGLI from the coding sequence ATGCCCGCCGACAACCACCGCACCCTCACCCGCGAAGTCGAAGCCACCGTCATTCCCGCCGGTGACAAGATCAACCTGCCCGAAGGCATGGAGGTGGACATCACCCACCGCCTCGGAGGCAACTTCACCATCGTGTGCGACTACGGGATGTTCCGCATCCTGGGCAAAGACGCCGACGCCCTCGGCGAAGAACAGCCCGGCGCGGAAAACGGTGGCGTTCCCGCCGCCGCCAGCGGCGCGGACGCCAACCACTCCGGCCCGCCCGAAGAAGGCGCACTGTGGGAGGCGCTCAAGACCGTTTACGACCCGGAAATCCCGGTCAACATCGTGGACCTCGGGCTTGTTTACTCGCTGGAGGCCAGCGAACGCGAGGAAGGCGGCTACAAGGTCAACGTCCAGATGACCCTGACCGCGCCCGGCTGCGGCATGGGCCCCGCCATCGCCGAGGATGCCCGCATCCGCTGCGAGACCGTGCCCGGCGTCAGCGAAGCGCAGGTGGACATCGTCTGGGACCCGCCCTGGAATCAGGACATGATCTCCGAAGAGGGCAAGATGGAGCTCGGCCTCATCTAA
- the sufD gene encoding Fe-S cluster assembly protein SufD, translated as MPTLDKPAFDTATFEAHLAEWSALPWLQDIKRSNWEAFQTLPMPSRKDERWRFSGIKNIDLDTFRPASESTPEQKEALLARSNLVTKGAGRLVFADNRVTAFDPAAQELLDKGVVWMPLSQAFKEHPELVQKYFLAEDQKLGSDKLLALHNAFFQDGAFLYVPKGVEIKDPLCAYYWCGDCEEAVFPHTLLVAEDNAKVDFVDYYGSAKETACCPSLSIATGTIHAGSGAQVFRKIVQNLSPTAQSFQVEANAAGRDASVKTIAVNLGATYARLENQTRVAGPGADVKMYSLTVATGEQEFDQRTLQTHAAPHATSDLLYKNALMDDARTIFSGMILVEPDAQQTDAYQTNRNLLLSPTAEACSLPGLEIEANDVKCSHGATTGEIDSDQLYYLRARGIPKKIAEQLLVFGFFEEIIEKIDNEELKDNLRNLVQSKFQESE; from the coding sequence ATGCCCACCTTAGACAAACCCGCTTTCGACACCGCGACTTTCGAGGCGCACCTGGCCGAATGGTCCGCTCTGCCCTGGTTGCAGGACATCAAGCGCAGCAACTGGGAAGCCTTCCAAACCCTCCCCATGCCCTCGCGCAAGGACGAGCGCTGGCGCTTCTCCGGCATCAAGAACATCGACCTGGACACCTTCCGCCCGGCCAGCGAATCCACCCCGGAGCAAAAGGAGGCCCTGCTGGCCCGGTCGAACCTCGTCACCAAGGGGGCCGGACGGCTCGTTTTCGCGGATAACCGCGTGACCGCCTTTGACCCGGCGGCGCAGGAACTGCTCGACAAGGGCGTCGTCTGGATGCCCCTCAGCCAGGCCTTCAAGGAGCACCCCGAGCTCGTGCAGAAGTACTTCCTGGCCGAGGACCAGAAGCTCGGTTCGGACAAGCTCCTCGCCCTGCACAACGCCTTTTTCCAGGACGGCGCGTTTCTCTACGTGCCCAAGGGCGTCGAGATCAAGGACCCGCTCTGCGCCTACTACTGGTGCGGCGACTGCGAGGAGGCCGTCTTCCCGCACACCCTGCTCGTGGCCGAGGACAACGCCAAGGTGGACTTCGTCGATTACTACGGCTCGGCCAAGGAAACGGCCTGCTGCCCGTCGCTGTCCATCGCCACCGGGACCATTCACGCCGGGTCGGGCGCTCAGGTCTTCCGGAAAATCGTCCAGAACCTCTCCCCCACCGCGCAGTCGTTCCAGGTCGAGGCCAACGCCGCCGGACGCGACGCCAGCGTCAAGACCATCGCCGTCAACCTCGGCGCCACCTACGCCCGCCTGGAGAACCAGACCCGCGTCGCCGGGCCGGGAGCGGACGTGAAGATGTATTCGCTCACCGTGGCCACTGGCGAGCAGGAGTTTGACCAGCGCACGCTCCAGACGCACGCCGCCCCCCACGCCACCAGCGACCTGCTTTACAAGAACGCCCTCATGGACGACGCCCGCACGATCTTCTCGGGCATGATCCTAGTCGAGCCGGACGCCCAGCAGACCGACGCCTACCAGACCAACCGCAACCTGCTGCTCTCCCCCACCGCCGAGGCCTGTTCGCTGCCCGGCCTGGAGATCGAGGCCAACGACGTCAAGTGCTCCCACGGTGCCACTACCGGCGAGATCGATTCCGACCAACTTTATTACCTGCGCGCGCGCGGCATCCCGAAAAAGATCGCCGAGCAGTTGCTCGTTTTCGGCTTTTTCGAGGAAATCATCGAAAAGATCGACAACGAGGAACTCAAAGATAACCTGAGGAACCTCGTACAATCGAAATTCCAGGAATCCGAGTAA
- the sufB gene encoding Fe-S cluster assembly protein SufB: MSDTATPDINIDRSRGDFSFAEDYAFDAGIGLREDTIDYISNVKNEDAWVREFRKKALKMFEDKPLPTHWATKDLENIVFDDVRYYLAKGQKASRSWDEVPDDVKQTFERLGIPESERKFLAGVEAQFDSEAVYSRMKEELAELGVIFVGPHEGLHEYPEIFKRWFGKIIPSGDNKFSALNSACFSGGSFIYVPPGVKVAQPLQAYFRINAENFGQFERTLIIADEGSEMTYMEGCTAPRFDTATLHSAVVELIALPGAKIQYITVQNWSNNVFNLVTKRGMAMEEAEVRWIDCNIGSRLTMKYPGVVLKGRKARGEVLSIALANDGQHQDTGAKMVHAADETTSNIISKSISVGKGRSSYRGLVQIPKHLKGCKNNTECDALLINTNSRTDTYPAINVRGDHNSVQHEASVSKVSAEQIFYMQQRGMNEGEAMSLAVNGFVNDLVREFPMEYSVELKRLIDLEMEGSVG; this comes from the coding sequence ATGAGCGACACCGCCACACCCGATATCAACATCGACCGCAGCAGGGGAGACTTCTCCTTTGCCGAAGACTACGCCTTCGACGCAGGCATCGGCCTCAGAGAAGACACCATTGACTACATTTCCAACGTCAAAAACGAAGACGCCTGGGTCCGGGAATTCCGCAAAAAGGCGCTCAAGATGTTTGAGGACAAGCCGCTGCCCACCCACTGGGCAACGAAGGACCTCGAGAACATCGTCTTTGACGACGTGCGCTACTACCTGGCCAAGGGCCAGAAGGCCAGCCGCTCGTGGGACGAGGTGCCCGACGACGTGAAGCAGACCTTCGAGCGCCTCGGCATCCCCGAGAGCGAGCGCAAGTTCCTCGCCGGGGTGGAAGCGCAGTTCGACTCCGAGGCCGTCTATTCGCGCATGAAGGAAGAGCTGGCCGAACTGGGCGTGATCTTCGTCGGCCCGCACGAGGGGCTGCACGAGTACCCCGAGATTTTCAAGAGGTGGTTCGGCAAAATCATCCCCAGCGGCGACAACAAATTCTCCGCGCTCAACAGCGCGTGCTTCTCCGGTGGCAGCTTCATCTACGTGCCCCCGGGCGTGAAGGTCGCCCAGCCGCTCCAGGCCTACTTCCGCATCAACGCCGAGAACTTCGGCCAGTTTGAGCGCACGCTCATCATCGCCGATGAGGGCAGCGAAATGACCTACATGGAGGGCTGTACCGCCCCGAGGTTTGACACCGCCACCCTGCACTCGGCCGTGGTCGAGCTGATCGCCCTGCCCGGCGCGAAAATCCAGTACATCACCGTGCAGAACTGGTCCAACAACGTCTTCAACCTCGTGACCAAGCGCGGCATGGCGATGGAAGAGGCCGAAGTGCGCTGGATCGACTGTAACATCGGCTCGCGCCTGACCATGAAGTACCCCGGCGTCGTGCTCAAGGGCCGCAAGGCCCGCGGCGAGGTGCTCTCCATCGCCCTAGCCAACGACGGTCAGCACCAGGACACCGGCGCGAAGATGGTCCACGCCGCCGACGAGACGACCTCGAACATCATTTCCAAGTCCATCAGCGTGGGCAAGGGCCGCTCCAGCTACCGCGGGCTGGTCCAGATACCCAAGCACCTGAAGGGCTGCAAAAACAACACCGAGTGCGACGCGCTGCTGATCAACACCAACAGCCGCACCGACACCTACCCGGCCATCAACGTCCGGGGCGATCACAACAGCGTCCAGCACGAGGCCAGCGTCTCCAAGGTCAGCGCCGAGCAGATCTTCTACATGCAGCAGCGCGGCATGAACGAGGGCGAGGCCATGAGCCTGGCCGTCAACGGCTTCGTCAACGACCTCGTGCGCGAGTTCCCGATGGAGTACTCCGTTGAGCTCAAGCGCCTCATCGACCTGGAAATGGAAGGCTCCGTCGGCTAA
- the ahr gene encoding NADPH-dependent aldehyde reductase Ahr: MNIQAYAAAEPKADFKPFEYKAADLGPHEVLVAVEHCGICHSDLSMLDNDWGITTYPFVGGHEIVGTVLWKGDDVRHLQLGQKVGVGWSSGSCMHCRECMSGHHNRCSTVEATIVGRHGGFASHVVCKSEWAIPIPAALDASKVGPMFCGGLTVFNPFIEADIRPTQRVGVVGIGGLGHLALQFARAWGCEVTAFSGSPAKEEEARSMGAHHFVNSRDPKALEKVRGSLDMVLVTVNVNLDWNAYINTLRPAGTLYFVGAVPPVEFEVMPMIMGAKRIMASPTGSPATAADMLEFCARHNIAPVTEHFPMEKINDAFDHLRSGKARYRIVLDRN, translated from the coding sequence GCCGAACCGAAGGCCGATTTCAAGCCTTTTGAATACAAGGCCGCCGATCTCGGGCCGCACGAGGTGCTGGTCGCGGTCGAACACTGTGGCATCTGCCACAGCGATCTCTCCATGCTCGACAACGACTGGGGCATCACGACCTACCCCTTCGTCGGCGGGCATGAGATCGTCGGCACCGTGCTGTGGAAGGGCGACGACGTGCGCCACCTCCAACTCGGCCAAAAGGTCGGCGTGGGCTGGTCCTCCGGCTCGTGCATGCACTGCCGCGAGTGCATGAGCGGCCACCACAACCGCTGCTCCACCGTCGAGGCGACCATCGTCGGGCGGCACGGCGGCTTTGCCTCGCACGTTGTCTGCAAAAGCGAATGGGCCATCCCGATCCCGGCGGCGCTCGACGCTTCCAAGGTCGGCCCGATGTTCTGCGGCGGACTCACAGTCTTTAACCCGTTCATCGAGGCGGACATCCGCCCCACCCAGCGGGTCGGCGTGGTCGGTATCGGCGGACTCGGGCACCTGGCCCTCCAGTTCGCCCGCGCCTGGGGCTGCGAGGTGACGGCCTTCTCCGGCAGTCCGGCCAAGGAAGAGGAAGCCCGCTCGATGGGCGCGCACCACTTTGTCAATTCCCGCGACCCCAAGGCGCTGGAAAAAGTCCGGGGCTCGCTCGACATGGTGCTCGTCACCGTCAACGTCAACCTCGACTGGAACGCCTACATCAACACGCTGCGCCCGGCGGGCACGCTGTACTTCGTCGGCGCGGTGCCGCCGGTCGAGTTCGAGGTCATGCCCATGATCATGGGCGCGAAGCGCATCATGGCCTCCCCCACCGGCAGCCCCGCCACCGCGGCGGACATGCTGGAGTTCTGCGCCCGCCACAACATCGCACCCGTAACCGAACACTTCCCGATGGAGAAGATCAACGACGCCTTCGACCACCTGCGCAGCGGCAAGGCCCGCTACCGCATCGTCCTCGACCGCAACTGA